From the Deltaproteobacteria bacterium genome, the window TTTTGGTGTTCGAGCTCTGCCGTACCTCTCCGTTCACGAGCGTGCGGATCGAGAGCGCGTGCGGGTCGCCCACCTCGTCGGACGTGGTGAGCCAGGGGCCGAGCGGTCCGTGCGTGTCGAAGGACTTGCCCATCGTCCAGGTCGGGATGCGAAGCTGCCAGTCGCGCACCGAGACGTCGTCGCAGATCAGGTAGCCCGCGATCACCTCGGGCGCGCGCGAGCGCGGAACGTGGCGGCAGCGCTTTCCGATCACGAACGCTAGCTCGCCCTCGTAGTCCAGCGCCGACGAGACACGCGGCATGTGGACCGGGTCGTACGGGCCGGTCACGCAGGTGGACTGCTTGTTGAAGATGGTCGGGAGCTTCGGCGTCTGCGCGCCGCTCTCGGCCACGTGGTCGGCGTAGTTCAGGCCGACGGCCAGAAGCTTGGGCGGGCGCAGGATCGGGGACTCGAGCTTGACGTCGGCGAGCGGGATCCGGGCGGTGCCGGCGCTCGCGACCTCGCCGGCGCGTTGCCGCGCGCCGGGTCCGCCGGCGAGAAAGCCGATCAGGTCGCGCGGCAGCTCGGGCGCGGCGGAGGAGAGGTCGACGATCTCGTCCCCGCGCACGACCCCGATTCGCGTCGATCCGGCCTGGCTGAAGGTGGCGAGCTTCATTCGGCGTCTCCTGGGTGCGGGCTCGCGGCAGTATACACTCGGCGGCAATGAGCGAGATCGGGATCGGAGAGGTTCGCGCGGCCGCGGCCGCGATCCACGGCGCGGTCGAGCGCACGCCCTGCCTGCTCTCGCGCACGCTCTCGCAGATCGCCGGCTGCGAGCTGTATCTGAAGTTCGAGAACCTGCAGTTCACGGCCTCGTTCAAGGACCGCGGGGCGCTGGCGAAGCTGCGCTCGCTCTCGCCCGGCGAGCGCGAGGCCGGCGTGATCGCGATGTCGGCCGGAAACCACGCGCAGGGCGTCGCCTACCACGCGCAGCGGCTCGGCATCCGAGCCGTGGTCGTGATGCCGCGCTTCACCCCGACGATCAAGGTCGAGCACGCCCGCGCGTTCGGAGCCGAAGTGGTGCTCGAGGGCGACACGCTCGAGGACGCGAGCAAGAGAGCGCACGCGATCGAGCGCGAGCGCGGGCTGGTCTTCGTGCACCCCTACGACGACGCGCGCGTGATCGCG encodes:
- a CDS encoding fumarylacetoacetate hydrolase family protein, which produces MKLATFSQAGSTRIGVVRGDEIVDLSSAAPELPRDLIGFLAGGPGARQRAGEVASAGTARIPLADVKLESPILRPPKLLAVGLNYADHVAESGAQTPKLPTIFNKQSTCVTGPYDPVHMPRVSSALDYEGELAFVIGKRCRHVPRSRAPEVIAGYLICDDVSVRDWQLRIPTWTMGKSFDTHGPLGPWLTTSDEVGDPHALSIRTLVNGEVRQSSNTK